Genomic DNA from Mycolicibacterium helvum:
ATGTACGGCACGTAGCCGTAGACCAGGCCCAGCACCACCACCACCGGCTGACCGGTCAGCCAGTGCACGTTCACGTGGAAGACTCCGCCGAGGCTGAACAGCCGATTGACCATGCCGTCGTCCTGAAGCAGGTTGACCCAAGCCAGCATTCGCATCATGTAGCTGATCCAGAACGGTGCGATCAAAGCGGCAAGCAACACACCGGCCCACCGGCCCGACAGCCGAGCCGTGTAGTAGGCCACCGGGAAGGCGATCAGTAGGCACAACACGCTGGCCAGCACCACGTAGACCGCGGTGCGCAACAGCGCGGGCCCGAACACCCCGTTTTCGCCGACGATATGAGTCAGGACGTAGGTGAACTGAGAAGGATCCCACTCCAACGGGTTCCACACCGGAATCGGTGTCCGGAACAGTGGATCGACCTGGCCGAAGACGATGGCCAGCACGACGTAGAGCGGCGCCAGGAAGAACACCGCGAGCCAGACGACGCCGGGCATCGCGAGCAGGGGCCACAGCCCGTTGGTGCGCGTCCGCTTCAACGGCGACGCGACTGGGGCCGGAGTGGGGTCAGCGACCTCAGCGAGGGTCACCTGGGTCAGGATCCGCCGGCCTTGAAGGCGCGCCAGACATTGTGCCAGGCAGCGTCATTGGCGGCGTCCAGCTCAAGCAGTCGATATCCGACGTCGAAGTACTCGGGACGCACGATCGCGCTCTTCAGGTTTTCGGGGACCAGCCCGTCGGCGACGAGCGAATCCGGGTTGAGCGACACCTGCGGCGGTTGGTAGCCGATCTGCTGGAAGTTCTGCTTGGCGACCTCGGTCTCGAGCATATGGTTGAGGAACAGGTTGGCCAGCACCGGATTCTTGCCGCCACGCAGCAGCACGATCAGGTCATTGTCGACCAGCCCCTTGCCGTCGGCAGGGAACCAGTAGCGCAGGATCTCGGGGCCGGTCCCCTCCGGCAGGTAGTTGACGGCGTTGATGATGTCGCCGGACCACATCTGCGACACGCCGATCTGACCGGCGGGCAGGTCGCTGTACATCGTGACGGTGACCTTCGGCGAGGTCGCCGCCACCATTGCCGTGAGTTGGTCGCCGAGCTTCTTGAGGTCGTCGGCCGATGACGTGTTGACATCGGTGATGCCCAGCTTCAGCAGCACCATCGCCATCGCGGTGTGCCAGTCATCGATGACGGCGGTCTTGTTCTTGTAGGCCGGATCCCACAGTGCCTCATAGGGATTCTTCAGACCACCGATATCAGCCGGCACCTGGTCGGCACGCCAGCCGATGCCGGTGGTGTACACGGTGTAGGGCACCGTGAACCGCCACTCCTGGTCGTACCAGGGGTTGGCGAAGAACGGCCAGACATTCTTGATGTTGGGCACGTAGCTGTGGTTGATCGGACGGACCAAGCCGCCGTTGACCAGCCGGCTGATCTGGTCGTAGCTTGGGAAGTAAATGTCGTAGTCGACGTTGCCGCCGCGGATCTTGGTGATGGCCTCGTCAGTGTCGTTGAACGTCGACACTTGCACCTTGGTCGCGTACTTGTCCTCGAACGACTTGATAGCGTCCGGCGCGATGTAATCGGCGTAGCTGTAGAGCTGCAGCGTGGCGCCCTTTTCCGGGGCCAGCCCGTCCGCGATCGGCTTGTTGTCACCTGCGATGTCCCACGTCACCGGATTCTTCGGCGACGCGATCTTCAGGGTCGGTGCCGAACTCGATTGTCCCCCTTTGGAACACGCATCAAGAAATGCCACGAGCGCGGGGGTTCCAGCGGCCAGTAGGGCGGCCCGCTGGAGAAACTGTCGACGATTCGGGCCGGGTCCTGTCGGTGCTGGCATCCGCGCCTCCGTGGTTTCGAGTCTTCTCAAGTCTTGTTTGTTCCTTGGACTCTGGCATAGACTGAACGATCAGTCAATAGATGCAGCGGCGCTTTTTCGCAGGTCCGCATAGCAATCGAGTGGAAGGTTACCCCGTGGCTTCGCCGATTATCGAGAGCCCGGTTCATGACGCGGTCAACCAGTTGATCGCCGATCAGGAGAAGGTGTTCCTGGCGCGCCAGCCGCGCAGCACCGAAATGATCAGCCGCGCACGCGAACACCTCGCGGGCGGGGCGACGTCCAACTGGCAGATCGCCCAACCACAGGCGGTGTGGATGAGCCACGGTGCAGGCTCCAAGGTGTACGACGTCGATGGCACCGAGTACGTCGACATGCACGGCGGCTACGGCGCTTCCATCGCCGGCCACGCCCACCCCGCGATCGTCGAGGCGGTCAGCAGGCAGGTCCGCCGCGGCACGCACTTCGCGCAGCCGACCGAGGATGCGATCTGGATCGCAGGAGAGCTGGCCCGCCGGTTCGATTTGCCGTTGTGGCGCTTCGCCAATTCCGGCACCGAGGCCACCATGGATGCCGTGCACCTCGCCCGGTCGGTGACCGGGCGGGATCTCATCATCAAGGTCGAGGGTTGCTACCACGGCCATCACGACTCGGTCGAGGTCTCGGTACTCCCCGAGGCAGATCAGGTCGGCCCGAGCGAGCATCCGATCGGCGTGCCGGGCAACAGCGGTATCCCGGCGGCGATCCGCGACCTGGTGGTCGTGGTGGGATTCAACGACCCCGAGGCGGTGGCCCGGGCGCTGGCAGAGCACCGCGGTCAGGTGGCAGCGATGATCGTGGAGCCGGTGATGATGAACGCCGGCATCATTGCGCCCGACGACGGCTACCTGGCCGCAATCCGCGACCTGGTCCATGCCGAGGGTGCCCTGCTGATCTACGACGAGGTCAAGACCGGCTTTACCACCGGGCCTGGCGGTGTCACGGCGATGTCCGGCGTCGTCCCCGATATCATCTGTCTGGCAAAGGCTTTGGGTGGTGGAATCTCGGTCGCAGCGATCGGGGGCACCGAGACCGTGATGTCGGCGATCGCCGACGGCAGCTACGAACAGGTCGGCACCTTCAACGGTAATCCGCTGGCGATGGCGGCCACCAGGGCCACCCTGGCCGAGGTGCTGACGCCGGCCGCCTACGCGCGCATGGCGTCCCTGGCTGAGCGTCTCCGCGCCGCTTTGGAAGCGACGACGGCCGAACACGGTTACGGTTGGCACGTGGTGAGTGTCGGGGCCAAGGGTTGCGTGACGTTCAAACGCGAGCCCGTGCACGATTTCCGCGACTTTCTCCAGATCGACGACCGGTTGGGCCACTTGCACTGGCTCATGCAGCACAACGGCGGTGTATTCCTGCCGCCTTGGGGCAAGGTGGAGCAATGGTTGCTATCTGTTCAGCACGACGAGGCCGATGTCGACCGGTTCGCCGCGAACTTCGCCCGGCTCGCCCGGGCGGTGGCGGCCTGACCGCCTGTTGCGTGGACGGCCGCCGGTGACCGGCGGAGCGATCCGGCTGCACCAGCTGGCGAAGTCGTTCGACGGCGTCCCCGCTGTGACGGGTATCGACCTGGATATCCCAGCGGGGCAATTCTATTCGCTTCTCGGTGCATCCGGCTGCGGTAAGACCACCACCTTGCGGATGATCGCCGGCTTTGAGAAGCCCGACTCCGGGAGCATCGAACTCGACGGCCGCGACGTCGCGCAGGATCCACCCCACAAACGTCCGGTCAACACCGTGTTTCAGACCTACGCGCTGTTCCCGTTCATGACAGTCTGGGACAACGTCGCCTTCGGCTTGCGCTACAAGAAGACTCCCAAGGACGAGACCAAGCGCCGCGTGGGCGAAGCGCTCGAGCTGGTCCGAATGAGCGGGTTCGCCAAACGCCGGCCCACCCAACTCTCCGGCGGCCAGCAGCAGCGCGTCGCACTGGCCCGCGCGCTGGTGCTGCAACCCCGCGTGCTGCTGCTCGATGAGCCCCTCGGCGCGCTGGATGCCAAGCTGCGCAGGCAACTCCAGCTCGAGCTGCGCGCCGTACAGCGTGAGGTCGAGATCACGTTCGTCTACGTAACCCATGACCAGGACGAGGCGCTCACGATGAGCGATCAGATCGCCGTGCTGGCCGAGGGACGCGTCGAACAAGTCGGCCCGCCGCAGGAGATCTACTCCGCCCCGGCAACCACCTACGTGGCCGGATTCCTCGGCGCAGCAAATATTTTCGACGCCGACATCCTCGAGAGCAACGACGGAACGGCGCTGTGCTCGGCGCTGGCTACCAGACTCGGCGCCGTGGTGGACACCTCATGCAAGCCCGGCCCGGCGGCCATCGTCATCCGCCCGGAACGCATCACCCTGCAATCCCCCGACGACCCGGTATCAGCCGGGCACAACGCGATCAATGGGACCGTGGCCCAGGTCGTCTATCACGGGGCATCGACCCAGGTTCACGTCACCGTCGGGGAAGCATGCGCACTCGTTGTCGATGTCCCCAACCAAGCCGGGCCGGGCTCAGTGGCCTTGAGCGCCGGGATGGCGGTCACCTGTGTATGCACCAACGATGCGGTGCGCGTGCTGGCCCGAAGTGCTGCGGCCGTCATCAACGATCCGGCGGCAGAACTCGTCGCCAGCCCGGTTTAGCGGGACCGCCGGCCGCGACCCGCCGCCACCGGACGACGTTCCTCCCGCGGCGGAGCCAGCTCCCGTTCGGCGAAGCGCATCGCGATGTCGTAGGCCACCTTCGAGTCGACTTCCGGGTCCTCCAGTGCGACCTGGATCGACAACCCGTCCAGCAGCGCCGAGAACTCCAGGGCGAACATCCGCGCGTCGACATCGGATTCCAGCTCGGCCGATTGGACCACATCGACGATCATCCGGCGCCAGCGCGCGTCGAGCTCCACCCGGCCGGCCTTGACCTCGTCGTGCCGGAAGGCCAGCGCCCACAGATCAAACCACAGGCCCCAGGCGCCGGGGATCTCGTTCTCCGCCTCCGGGACGCAGGTCCACTGGATCAACAGCGACAGCCGGTCCCGCAATGACGGCACCTCAGCCAGCATCTGTTCGGCCGCCTCGTAGAACGATTCCTCCGAATATCTCAGAGCGTCGACGAGCAGCCGATCGCGGGTGCCGAAGTAGTAGATGACCAACGCCGAGCTGACCCCGGCTCGTTTCGCGACATCGGAGATTCGCGTCTCCGAGAAACCGCGTTCGCAAATGAGCTCCGCTGCGGCGCGCAGCATCTGGATCCGTCTCGCCTCGTTGCCCTCTGTCGCGGGTGCTGGTTCTGCCATTTCGTCGTACTCCCCTTCAACAATGCCTGCGCTGGCACTTGTTGAAAGCCTAACACTTGGTTAGATTGAACAGTCAGTCAAAGATGCCCGTTCGGGCTGACGAAAGTAGAGCGCCATGTCGAACACGTACGACGCCATCGTCATCGGCGGCGGTCACAACGGACTGGTCTCGGCCGCCTATCTCGCACGCTCGGGCGCCAAGACAGTCGTTCTGGAGTCGCGGGGTGCACTGGGCGGTGCGGCCACCACAGAAGCGCCATGGCAGGACGCACCACACCTTCGGGTCACCCGGCTCTCGTACGTGATGAGTCTGATGCCGCCGACCATCGTGGCCGACCTGAGCCTGGACCGCCACGGCTACAAGGTGCACCCGATGGGCCCGTACTACCAGGCATTTCCCGAGGGCGGGTCGCTGACCATCTACGAAGACGACCCCGCCCGCACCCACGAGGAACTGGCCAAATTCTCCAAGAAGGACGCGGACACCTGGCCGAAGTGGAATGCCTGGCTGGAAGGCATCGCCGACGTCATGGGCCCACTTCTGACGCAGGTGCCACCCAATATCGGTTCCCACAAGCCGGCTGATCTGCTCGACCTCGCGAAACTCGGCTGGAGCCAGCGTGCGATGACCACCCGGATGATGGGCGACGTCACCCGGCTGCTGACCATGAGCATCGCCGACCTGCTCGACGACTGGTTCGAATCACCGCAAATCAAAGGCGCGCTGGCGGTCAACGGCGTCATCGGCACGTGGGCGGGACCGTACGAGCCCGGCACCGCCTACGTGATGGCGCATCACTCTATCGGCGACGTCGGCGACGGCCAGCTCGGCAGCTGGGGCTACCCCGAGGGGGGCATGGGAGCGGTATCGGAAGCCATCGCCCGCTCCGCCCGGAGCTTCGGCGCCGAGATCCGCACCAATGCTCGAGTATCCCGGATGCTGGTGCGGGGCGGTCGAATCGAGGGCGTGGTCCTGGACAACGGCGACGAGCTGCTGGCACCGGTGGTGGTCACGACGCTGCACCCGCGCACCGCGTTCCTGGATCAGATCCCGCGCCAGGAATTGCCCGGTGACTTCATCAAGGACATCGAGCACTGGAAGACGCGCAGCGGCGTGGTGAAGATCAACCTGGCACTGGGCGAACTGCCCAACTTCACGGCCAATCCGAGCGAGGGTATCGCCGAGCACCACACCGGCTCGGTGGAGATGGCACCAACCATGGAGTACATCGAGGCCGCGTTCCAGGACGCCCGCGCCGGGCGGCCCGCCCTGGCCCCGTTCAGCGACGGCGTGATCCCGACCACGTTGGACAAGACGCTGAATCCCGATGGCACACATATCATGTCGCTCTTCACCCAGTGGGTGCCGGCCGAATGGGCCAACGCGCCGCACACCGAAGAGCTGGACGCCTACGCCGATCGCCTGATCGATCTCTACGACCAGGTCGCGCCCGGTTTCAAGGGTTCGATCCTGCACCGCGACATCGTCGGCCCGCACGAGATGGAAGTGGAGTACGGGCTGATCGGCGGCAACATCTTCCACGGCGAGTTGTCGCTGGAGCAACTCTTCCATATGCGTCCCGCACCCGGGTTCGCCGACTATCGCACCCCGATTGCCGGTCTGTACAACGGCAGTTCGGCCACCCATGCCGGCGGCGGGGTGTGCGGTATCCCCGGCTGGCAGGCGGCCAAAGCTGCGCTGGCCGACAAGAAGCGCGGCGAGCGGCGACTGCTGTCGAAGCTGGGCAGGCGCTCCTGACTCCCTCCCCGGTCGCCGGCATGCTGGGGGCCCGCTCGGTGGCACTGGTCGGGGCCAGTCCGAGGCCGGGCAGCTTCGGCGAGCGAATGATCATCGAGGCCCGCCGGAGCTCGGCCCGCATGCATTTGGTGAACCCGCGCTACGACAGCATCGACGGCATCGCCTGCGCACCGTCGCTGAACGCGCTCGACGAACCCGTCGACCTGGTGCTGCTCGGCGTTCCCGACGCCGCCCTGCTCGACGAGCTGAAGTCCGCGGTGGCGGTCGGGGCAGGGTCGGCGGTCATCTTCGGTTCCGCGCACGGTGCCGCGTTGCGCCAGGCGGTCACGGTCACCGCCGCCGAAGCGGGGATGGCCGTGTGCGGTGCGGGCTGCATGGGGTTCGTCAACAACGCCACCGGTCTGCGCGCGCTGGGCTACCTCGAGCCCGATCCCCTACCACCGGGCGGGGTTTCGCTGGTGACGCATTCCGGGTCGGCGTTCTCCACTATCTTGCGGGCCGGCCGCGGATTCGGGTTCCGGCTGGCGGTCTCGTCTGGTCAGGAGCTGGTCACCGACACCGCCGACTACGTGGACTACATCGTCGAGGACCCGGACACCACGGTGATTGCGCTGCTGCTGGAGACTCCGCGGTCGGTGGGCAGGTTGCGGGCGGGGCTGCACCGTGCCGCCCAGCGGGGCATCCCGGTGGTGATCCTGCCGGTCGGCCACTCGCCGCGCGGGCGTGCCATGGTCGCCGCACACTCCGGTGCGCTGGCCGGCGATGCCGCGGGCTGGCAGGCGTTCTGCGCCGACACCGGCGCCATTCGGGTGTCAGACATGGCCGAATTAACCGACACCATAGAGCTTTTCGAGGCCGGTCGGCGTCGCCGACCCGGATCGCACGGGATCGCGACGGTGCACGACTCGGGGGCTGAACGTGCGCTGTGCGCCGATATCGCCCACGATCTCGGCGTGGATTTCGCCGAACTGGCCGCTCCCACGCTGGCCGCCGTCGGCGAGCTGCTCGACGAGGGACTGGCGCCGGGCAATCCGCTCGACGTGTGGGGCACCGGCGCCGACACCCACGCATTGTTCGGCGGCTGCCTGCGGGCATTCGTCGATGATCCCGGGATTGCGGTTACCGCGTTGGCCGTCGATCTGGTCACCGAGTTCGACGATGACACCGCCTACGCTGACGCAGTGCTGGACATCGCGGCCGGCAGCGATAGTCCGTTGGCGGTGCTAACCTCCGTGCCGTCGGCGGTCGATGTATCTACCGCGAAGCGGCTGCGCAGCAACGGTATTCCCGTGCTCGAAGGTACCAGAAGCGGTATCGCGGCTCTGGGCCACCTGGCGTGCTGGCCAGCACCGGTGTCGGCAGAAGCCCCCGCGATCGACGGCGAGCGTGCGCAACGCTGGGCGAGCAGGCTGGCCCAGCCCGGCTGGGACGCTCCGACTGCCTTCGCTCTGCTCGCCGACTACAGCATCCCGGTGACGCGGTCGCGCACCGCCCACGACGTTGCCGGGGCGCTGGCAGCGGCAGCGGCAGTCGGCTATCCGGTGGCGCTGAAAACTCAAGGCAGTGAACATAAGAGCGATGTCGGCGGGGTGGTCCTCGGCATCCCGGACGCCGACTCGCTCGGTGCGGCTTATCTGGAGATGGCGAGCAGACTGGGATCGGGAGTCAACGTCGACGCGATGGCCCCTTCGGGTGTGGAGATCTCGCTGGGGGTGGTGCGCGACGCCAACTTCGGTCCGCTGGTCGTGGTCGCTGCCGGCGGCACACTGGTGGAACTGCTGGCCGACCGTGCGGTTGCCTGTGCACCGGTCAGCCGAGAGGCCGCCATGGCGCTGCTACGTTCGTTGCACACCGCGCCGCTGCTGGCCGGCTGGCGCGGGGCGCCGCCGGTCGACGTGGACGCGCTGGCCGATGCCATCGTCGGATTCTCGCAATTGGCGATTGAACTCGGCGAGCACCTCGACGCGGCGGAAGCCAACCCCGTCATCGCGTCGGCCGCCGGTGTGGTCGCCGTCGACGCCTTGGTGATCCCGCGCGCGCGGTAGGCGCGACGGTCAGAAGATCGCGTAGGCCTTGCGCAGGGTTTCGTGGATCTGCCAGGTGCCGGTCCAGCCCACTGGGAAGACGGCGAGGTCGCCGGCGCCCACCTCACTGGGCTCGCCCCCGTCCGGGGTGACTGTCATCCGCCCCGACACCACGTAGATCACCTCGTTGGTCTCCAGCGTCCAGTGCGATGGGCCGGGGGCACACTGCCAGATACCGGCCGATTTGTCACCGTCGACCCAGACCTCGAGACCGTGGGTCGCCATCGGGGAACCGGTGGCCTCGTCCAGCGGGCCCCAGTCCTCGAGCTCGGCATCGGCCGCATTGGCCAGGACGGTGGTCAGAACTGCAGCGGTCATGGTGGAAAACCTTTCGTTGTCAGGCGTGTTCGGGGAACGGCAGGGAAATCGGTTCGGGCTCGAGGCGACTGTTTCCGTCCGCGTCGAAGCGGTCCAACCCGAGGTCGGTCAGGTCCAGCCAGTCACATTCGCCTTTGAGCGTGACGTCGGCGGCGGCCTCGGCAACCGCTGGGCCCCACATCATGCCGTGCCCGGCCGCACAGGCCACCACGGTGCCGTCTATCGCACCGTCGTCGGTCAGCAGTGGCCCCAGGATCGGCAGGTGGTCTCCTGTGTAGTCGATCGTCGCCGCCCAGGTGCGCCGAAGCCCGAGTCCACGCACCGGCGGGAACAGTGACTCGATGCGGGCGAGTGCCTTCTGGTAGTAGGTCCAGTCGAATTCGGTAGCCTCGCCGGGCTGTTCGTCGGGGTTGCTCATCCCCCACAGCACGCCGCCGTATTCGCCTGGGCGCCAATAAATCCCTTCACTGACGTCGAACACCATGGGCAGTTCGTCGATGTTGGCATCGCGCAGTGGTTCGGTGACCACGACCTGATGCCGGGAGCCGCCGGCGGGGATACGTCCGCCGGCCGTCACACCGACCTCGCCGAGAAGCGGGCCGCCGGTGAGCACCACCCGGTTGGTCTCGATGGGCCCGTCGGCGGTGTCGACGCCGATGACTCGCCCCTTGGCCACCCGTAGACCGGTGAACGCACAGCGTTCGCGGACGTCGACTCGGTGTGCGGTCAGCGCCGCGGCGTACGCCAGCACATTGCGTGGGGCGTTGATGTACCCGTCGCCGGGCGCGTACGAGCCGCCGGCCGTCACGCCCGGCGCCAAACCGGTACTGCGGTCGTCGATATCGGAGCTGGACAGCCATTCGACCGTCAGCCCGAGCCGCTGTTGCAAGGCGATCCGCTCGTGCGCTTGTTGCACCTCGACATCGGTGAAGCACGGCATCAGGTAGCCCTGCGCGACGAAGCCGCAATCCAATGGGTAGCGCTCGCGTGAGGCGGTGTAAAACTCCTGGCTGCGCAGGCCGAGGCGGATCGCGGTCTCGGTGCCGCCCTGCGCGCGGACCATGCCGGCCGCACGGCTGCTGGCGCCGTCACCCAACGTCTGAGATTCGAGCAGCACGACGTGGCCGGCCCCACGTTCGGCGAGCTGGACCGCCGTCCACGCCCCGACCGTGCCGCCACCGACCACCACAACATCCGCACTGTGACTGCTGGTCATACCTCAAGACCGTGACATAGACTGAACGATCAGTCAATAGCTTCCAGCGAGCAGAGAGCACCGCGAATGTACGGGTTGACAGCGCAAGACCGACGGATCCGCGACACCGCCCGCGAATTCGTCGAAACTCTGATCCCCTACGAAGCCGAAGCCGAGATGGCCGGCGGCCAGCTGCCCAAGGAGCTGACCGCCGAGCACCACGCCAAAGCCATCGAGCTGGGCCTGTATGCCACCAACATGCCCACTTCGGTCGGCGGTCCCGGATTCACTGCCCTGCAACAGGTTCTGGTACAGGAGCAGGTGGGCCGAGTCACCAACGCGATCGCCTGGGTGATGCACACGCCGCCGCAGTGGTGGGCCGGGGTGGCCACCGACTACCAGAAGCACCGCTGGCTGCTGCCTGCGGTGCGCGGAGAAAAGCACGAGGCGTATGCGATCACCGAGGAGTTCGCCGGCTCGGACGTCTCGGCGCTGGAAACCACCGCCCGTCGTGACGGCGACGAATACGTCATCAACGGGATCAAGTGGCACGTCACGTCGTTCAACCTGGCCGAGTACGTCTTCGTCCAGGCGGTCCTGGTCGGCGGGCCGCACGAGGGTGACCATGTCCTGCTGGTCGTCGATCTGCCCTGGCCCGGAGTCGAAGTGGTGCGCACACCGCATTACTCGCACAACATCCCCGACGAACATCCGATCGTGTCGTTCACCGATGTACGGGTCCCCGTGAGCCATCTGGTCGGTGCCGAGGGTGAGGGCATGACGTTCACCCAGGACTGGTTCCGCTTCGAACGAATCATGGTGGCGTCCCGCTGCGTGGGTGCCGCCCAGCGCCTGGTCGACGAGATGACCGCGTTCGCAAAGGATCGCATCGTCGACGGTAAGCCACTCGGAGAACACCAGCTGGTGGCCGGCATGCTCGCCGACAGCGCAACCGAATTGTTCGCCGCCCGCAGCCTGCTCTACGAGGTGGCCCGGGGTATCGATGCCGGATTGGATCGTAAGGCGCTGCACGGTCAGGCCTCGATGGCCAAGCTGTACTGCTCGGAGATGGCCGGCCGGGTCGCCGACCGTGCAGTGCAGATCTTCGGCGGGCGCGGCTATATGCGCGAGAACGTTGCCGAACGGATGTTCCGGGAGCTACGCGTGGAGCGAATCTGGGAGGGCGCCAGCGAGATTCAGCGCATCATCATCGGCCGTCAGCTGATGCAGCGCGGGCCTGCGGCGGTGCTGGAGTCCTAGCGCAGCAGGCAGTGTCAGCGCGACAGCTGCGGCGCCGCGCGTCCGGTGATCAGCGGCAGATCGAAGAAGCTGGCGATGCCCGGCTCGGCCGCACAGGTCGCTGGGATGGCGTTGACGCAGTGCGCGGCGGTGGCCACGACGCCCGGGTTGCTCACCAACCCTTCCTCGACGCTTTCGGGCTGCCAGCCCTTGACTGTGACGAAGGTGTTCGGGTTGCCCCGCACCTCCATCTCGTAGCGCTCCCCCGCCGGGCCGAAAGACCATGGCGGATCCATATTTTCCTCGCCCATCAACCAGTTGACGGTGATGCGCACGACGATGGTGTTGGTCACCACGGCATCCCAGTGGAAACGCCGACCGGCGACCTGGCCGGGTTCGATCACGCCGATCGGTGAATCGATGGGTGCGGTCGCCACCGCGATCTCCTGGGAGGTGCGGATCTGCGGTTCGGCGGCGAATCCCAGGCGGTCCACGATCAGCCGAACCGATTGGAAGAAGCCGCCGTTGAGCAGCTTCTGCATGGGCCCGGTCAGTGCGCTCTCCGGTGTGCCACCGAATCCCATCACATGACGCAGCACATCCGGGGCGCCGTAGGTGCGCAGGTCGGAGTATTCCTCGGCGCGCACATACGTCACGCCGGTGGACATCACCGATAGCAGCAGCG
This window encodes:
- a CDS encoding NAD(P)/FAD-dependent oxidoreductase, whose product is MTSSHSADVVVVGGGTVGAWTAVQLAERGAGHVVLLESQTLGDGASSRAAGMVRAQGGTETAIRLGLRSQEFYTASRERYPLDCGFVAQGYLMPCFTDVEVQQAHERIALQQRLGLTVEWLSSSDIDDRSTGLAPGVTAGGSYAPGDGYINAPRNVLAYAAALTAHRVDVRERCAFTGLRVAKGRVIGVDTADGPIETNRVVLTGGPLLGEVGVTAGGRIPAGGSRHQVVVTEPLRDANIDELPMVFDVSEGIYWRPGEYGGVLWGMSNPDEQPGEATEFDWTYYQKALARIESLFPPVRGLGLRRTWAATIDYTGDHLPILGPLLTDDGAIDGTVVACAAGHGMMWGPAVAEAAADVTLKGECDWLDLTDLGLDRFDADGNSRLEPEPISLPFPEHA
- a CDS encoding acyl-CoA dehydrogenase family protein → MYGLTAQDRRIRDTAREFVETLIPYEAEAEMAGGQLPKELTAEHHAKAIELGLYATNMPTSVGGPGFTALQQVLVQEQVGRVTNAIAWVMHTPPQWWAGVATDYQKHRWLLPAVRGEKHEAYAITEEFAGSDVSALETTARRDGDEYVINGIKWHVTSFNLAEYVFVQAVLVGGPHEGDHVLLVVDLPWPGVEVVRTPHYSHNIPDEHPIVSFTDVRVPVSHLVGAEGEGMTFTQDWFRFERIMVASRCVGAAQRLVDEMTAFAKDRIVDGKPLGEHQLVAGMLADSATELFAARSLLYEVARGIDAGLDRKALHGQASMAKLYCSEMAGRVADRAVQIFGGRGYMRENVAERMFRELRVERIWEGASEIQRIIIGRQLMQRGPAAVLES
- a CDS encoding NAD(P)H-dependent amine dehydrogenase family protein, encoding MALRVVQWATGSVGVAAIKGVLEHPELELVGCWVHSKDKAGKDVGEIIGTPPLGVTATNSLDDILALDADAVIYAPLLPNLDEVTALLRSGKNVVSPVGWFYPSESEAAPLEAAAREGNATLHGAGIGPGAATELFPLLLSVMSTGVTYVRAEEYSDLRTYGAPDVLRHVMGFGGTPESALTGPMQKLLNGGFFQSVRLIVDRLGFAAEPQIRTSQEIAVATAPIDSPIGVIEPGQVAGRRFHWDAVVTNTIVVRITVNWLMGEENMDPPWSFGPAGERYEMEVRGNPNTFVTVKGWQPESVEEGLVSNPGVVATAAHCVNAIPATCAAEPGIASFFDLPLITGRAAPQLSR